A window of the Pirellulales bacterium genome harbors these coding sequences:
- a CDS encoding amidase, which produces MPNDLPTLLAAAADIRSGRLRPVDLVERCLAQIDAHETRIRAWVMVDAEGARDAARRAGDEIARGEYRGRLHGIPIGIKDIVDVAGWPTLAGSSLHAGHRAQRDATVVARLRNAGAVLLGKTVTTEFASFDPPVTRNPWNVARTPGGSSSGSAAAVALGMCLGAIGSQTGGSITRPASYCGVAGCKPTFGRVSSQGVVPLSRHMDHVGPIARSVGDLAAILEVIAGYDPLDATTVDVPVDHYVDRCRDAAAPRLGLVDDAYFSDGLPRSVAAALAESTRRFEQSGAMTGMVKLPGSFAQVTALHRRMMGVEAAEYHQPMFEKHRDRYGPNIASLIEEGPRVTAIAYAAALVHRRQLQRDLLTSFADYDALVTPATTSTAPGIETTGDPKFNSPWSYVGYPTVSFPCGLADDGLPLAVQIVGRPFEEARLLSAAAWCERTLNFEQRPAV; this is translated from the coding sequence ATGCCCAACGATCTACCCACGCTGCTCGCGGCCGCGGCCGACATTCGTTCCGGCCGCTTGAGGCCCGTGGACCTCGTGGAACGATGCCTTGCGCAGATCGACGCGCACGAGACTCGCATTCGCGCCTGGGTGATGGTCGATGCCGAGGGTGCCCGCGATGCGGCACGCCGGGCCGGCGACGAAATCGCGCGCGGCGAGTACCGCGGTCGACTGCACGGCATCCCGATCGGCATCAAGGACATCGTCGACGTGGCCGGCTGGCCGACGCTGGCCGGTTCTTCTTTGCATGCCGGCCACCGTGCCCAGCGCGACGCCACGGTGGTGGCCCGGCTGCGAAATGCCGGCGCGGTTCTTCTCGGCAAGACGGTGACCACCGAATTCGCCAGCTTCGATCCGCCGGTGACGCGCAATCCGTGGAACGTCGCGCGCACGCCCGGCGGATCGAGCAGTGGTTCGGCCGCTGCGGTGGCGCTGGGCATGTGTCTAGGAGCGATCGGTTCGCAGACGGGCGGCTCGATTACCCGGCCGGCCAGCTATTGCGGCGTGGCGGGCTGCAAGCCGACGTTCGGCCGAGTCAGCAGCCAGGGAGTCGTGCCGCTCAGCCGGCACATGGACCACGTCGGTCCCATCGCGCGTTCGGTCGGCGACTTGGCGGCGATCTTGGAAGTGATCGCCGGCTACGACCCGCTCGATGCCACCACTGTCGATGTGCCCGTCGATCATTATGTGGACCGCTGCCGGGATGCGGCCGCTCCGCGTCTGGGACTGGTGGACGACGCCTACTTTTCCGACGGGCTGCCGCGCTCGGTTGCGGCCGCGCTGGCGGAATCGACTCGACGCTTCGAGCAGTCGGGTGCGATGACCGGCATGGTGAAGCTGCCCGGCAGTTTTGCCCAAGTGACCGCCTTGCACCGGCGGATGATGGGCGTGGAAGCGGCCGAATACCATCAGCCGATGTTCGAGAAGCACCGCGATCGATACGGGCCAAACATTGCTTCGCTGATCGAGGAAGGACCGCGGGTTACGGCAATCGCCTACGCCGCGGCGCTGGTTCATCGCCGGCAATTACAGCGCGACTTGCTGACGTCGTTTGCTGACTACGATGCGCTCGTCACGCCCGCCACGACCTCGACCGCGCCCGGCATCGAGACGACCGGCGACCCCAAGTTCAATTCTCCCTGGAGCTACGTCGGTTATCCGACGGTGTCCTTTCCCTGCGGCCTGGCCGACGATGGGCTGCCGCTGGCGGTGCAGATCGTCGGCCGTCCCTTCGAAGAGGCCCGACTCCTCTCCGCGGCCGCCTGGTGCGAGCGTACGCTGAACTTCGAACAGCGGCCCGCCGTGTAG
- a CDS encoding TolC family protein: MAQSVAWSQAPADGRTFDVKKLELNIPPRLPGSEAPRVELPRDRLSLEHEIEQIYPELPPIPVEPRPLPGPEGRPYTLTELQRIAAANSPALRQAIADVQSALGSLTQARTYQNPTATYFADPTNNNSTTGVQGIGIDQVITTGGKRKLNAAAAEKNYENSQLALRAARNNLATQVRQAYFALLVDKETLAVTRAVARFTDEIYRLQVRLVESSIAAGYEPASLRAQAFTTRLAYQQAIATYTYDWKSLVALLGLRQLPLTQVAGQIDRFIPYYDYDQVSAYVLNNHTDILTARNLVPQARYNLKLAQVTPIPDVDVSYKYARDWTVSPFGTYNQFQLSMPLAIWDKNKGNIIAAQGALIRATEQQHNAEVNLSNNLANAYTNYRNNLYSIDYYRRYILPDLVRFYRGVYERRNVDSEAVNVGDLAFAQQNLSQNVLGYLGALGSMWSSVVAMADFLQTDDLFQMATPQPLPELPNFDELSRWACGHAHVAASCGVDAAPVPARRDGGDWRSPSATGSPSRSAGATLGGESRSPNARATVAGGEPGQATVGSANRLHGQAMPRLEAPGHRLGSAPATAASSRRETATAAANHRRTEDH; this comes from the coding sequence ATGGCACAGAGCGTGGCGTGGTCGCAGGCGCCGGCCGACGGGCGCACGTTCGATGTCAAAAAGCTGGAATTGAACATCCCGCCGCGATTGCCCGGTTCGGAGGCGCCGCGCGTCGAGCTGCCGCGGGACAGGCTGTCGCTGGAGCATGAGATCGAACAAATCTATCCGGAGCTGCCGCCCATTCCGGTCGAGCCGCGGCCGCTGCCGGGGCCCGAGGGCAGGCCCTATACGCTGACCGAGCTGCAGCGCATCGCGGCGGCCAACAGCCCGGCGCTGCGGCAAGCCATCGCCGACGTCCAATCGGCCTTGGGGTCGTTGACGCAAGCGCGCACCTACCAGAACCCGACCGCCACCTACTTCGCCGATCCGACGAACAACAACTCCACCACGGGCGTGCAAGGCATCGGCATCGACCAGGTGATCACGACGGGCGGCAAACGGAAACTGAACGCCGCCGCGGCCGAGAAGAATTACGAAAACTCGCAACTGGCGTTGCGGGCCGCTCGCAACAACCTGGCGACTCAGGTGCGACAGGCCTATTTCGCGCTGTTGGTCGACAAGGAGACGCTGGCCGTCACACGCGCCGTGGCCCGCTTTACCGATGAAATCTATCGGCTTCAGGTTCGATTGGTGGAGTCCTCCATCGCGGCGGGCTATGAGCCGGCGTCGCTGCGGGCCCAGGCCTTCACCACCCGGCTGGCCTACCAGCAGGCGATCGCCACGTACACCTACGACTGGAAATCGCTGGTGGCGTTGTTGGGCCTGCGCCAATTGCCCTTGACGCAGGTCGCCGGACAAATCGACCGCTTCATCCCGTATTACGACTACGATCAGGTGTCGGCCTACGTGCTGAACAATCACACCGACATCCTGACGGCGCGCAACCTGGTGCCCCAAGCCAGGTACAACCTGAAATTGGCCCAGGTGACGCCGATTCCCGACGTCGACGTGAGTTACAAATACGCGCGCGACTGGACGGTGTCGCCCTTCGGCACTTACAACCAGTTCCAGCTCAGCATGCCGCTGGCCATTTGGGACAAGAACAAGGGGAACATCATCGCCGCCCAGGGCGCGCTGATCCGGGCCACCGAACAACAGCACAACGCGGAGGTCAATCTCTCCAACAACCTGGCCAACGCCTATACCAATTACCGGAACAACCTTTATTCAATCGACTACTACCGCCGGTATATCCTGCCCGACCTGGTGCGCTTCTACCGCGGCGTCTATGAGCGGCGAAACGTCGACTCGGAAGCCGTGAACGTGGGAGACCTGGCGTTCGCCCAGCAGAATTTGTCGCAGAACGTCTTGGGCTATCTCGGGGCGCTGGGCAGCATGTGGTCGTCGGTCGTGGCCATGGCGGACTTCCTGCAGACCGACGATCTTTTTCAGATGGCTACTCCGCAGCCGCTGCCGGAGTTGCCCAACTTCGACGAGCTCTCGCGTTGGGCCTGCGGGCACGCGCACGTCGCGGCGTCGTGCGGAGTTGATGCAGCTCCGGTCCCGGCGCGCCGGGATGGCGGAGACTGGCGGTCGCCTTCGGCGACCGGCTCCCCGTCACGGAGTGCCGGGGCTACTTTGGGCGGAGAGTCGCGGTCGCCGAACGCACGCGCGACGGTGGCTGGGGGAGAGCCTGGCCAGGCAACCGTCGGAAGTGCTAACCGACTTCACGGCCAGGCGATGCCCCGGCTCGAGGCACCGGGGCATCGCTTAGGCTCTGCCCCAGCCACCGCAGCGAGCTCGCGGCGCGAGACGGCGACCGCCGCGGCAAACCACCGTCGAACAGAGGATCACTAA
- a CDS encoding efflux RND transporter periplasmic adaptor subunit: protein MSRVMRVRHKLITVVSIALVVLAAAITYPRLRALLKPPEPIIQPHGSVLFKLKKGDPNVLIVSEDAMKAIDLKTEPVQAAPEPDPLELPGYLSVDPNRLVPIHSRFPGEVVQLGATKARDLDGKLTMRLLRYGDPIQKGDLLAVVWSTDIGQKKSELVDALSKLGLDEMVLNRRLRAGPGTVPELKVEEARRNVEADKILVNAAERTLRSWRLTEQEIDEVKEEAKQLRSNEQETAAAKTWSELQIWAPMDGIVIEKNVNVGEVVDTTDNLFKVADLTTLQVLAYVYEEDLPVLEQLKPEERHWKIDLKSDPNDPQRPGMFELIGDVIDSVTRTGPVIGWLNNADRKLRVNQFVRATIELPADPTMVSVPTSALVEEGGKEAVFVETDPLHHEITRRVVAVTRRGKDRIFIRAEPNEQERQQGTGPLKVGERVVMRGGLELDQVLSNLQSIGGAGTGEGE, encoded by the coding sequence ATGTCCCGCGTCATGCGAGTTCGCCACAAGCTCATTACCGTCGTTTCGATTGCTCTGGTGGTGCTCGCGGCGGCCATCACCTATCCCAGGTTGCGGGCCCTGCTGAAGCCGCCTGAACCGATCATCCAACCTCACGGGAGCGTCTTGTTCAAGCTGAAGAAAGGCGACCCGAATGTGCTGATTGTTTCCGAAGACGCGATGAAAGCGATTGATTTGAAGACCGAGCCCGTCCAAGCCGCTCCCGAACCCGATCCGCTGGAGCTGCCCGGCTATCTTAGCGTCGATCCAAACCGGCTCGTGCCGATCCATTCGCGGTTTCCCGGCGAAGTGGTGCAACTCGGCGCCACGAAAGCCCGCGATCTCGACGGAAAGCTGACCATGCGGCTGCTGCGCTACGGCGACCCGATCCAGAAGGGCGACCTGCTGGCGGTCGTATGGAGCACCGACATCGGCCAGAAAAAAAGCGAACTGGTCGATGCCCTATCGAAACTGGGCCTGGACGAGATGGTGCTCAACCGCCGGCTGCGGGCGGGCCCTGGCACGGTGCCCGAGCTTAAGGTGGAAGAAGCCCGACGCAACGTCGAGGCCGACAAGATCCTGGTCAACGCGGCGGAGCGCACCTTGCGCTCGTGGCGGCTCACCGAGCAGGAAATCGACGAGGTCAAGGAGGAAGCCAAGCAGCTTCGCAGCAACGAACAGGAAACCGCCGCCGCCAAGACGTGGTCGGAGCTGCAAATCTGGGCCCCGATGGACGGCATCGTGATCGAAAAAAACGTCAATGTGGGAGAGGTCGTCGATACCACCGACAACTTGTTCAAGGTGGCCGACCTGACTACGCTGCAAGTGCTGGCCTACGTGTATGAAGAAGACTTGCCGGTGCTCGAGCAGCTCAAGCCCGAAGAACGTCACTGGAAAATCGACCTGAAGAGCGATCCCAACGACCCTCAGCGGCCGGGCATGTTCGAGCTGATCGGCGACGTCATCGACTCGGTCACGCGCACCGGCCCCGTCATCGGATGGTTGAACAACGCCGACCGCAAGCTGCGGGTGAACCAGTTCGTCAGGGCGACGATCGAGTTGCCGGCCGACCCGACGATGGTGTCCGTGCCGACGTCGGCCCTGGTCGAAGAAGGCGGAAAGGAGGCTGTGTTCGTCGAGACCGACCCGCTCCATCACGAGATCACCCGGCGCGTGGTGGCGGTCACGCGGCGCGGCAAGGACCGCATTTTCATTCGCGCCGAACCGAACGAGCAAGAACGCCAGCAAGGCACCGGGCCTTTGAAGGTCGGCGAGCGGGTGGTCATGCGCGGAGGCCTGGAACTCGATCAGGTGCTGAGCAACCTGCAGTCGATCGGCGGCGCCGGCACCGGCGAGGGAGAATGA